One genomic segment of Rhizobium sp. 11515TR includes these proteins:
- a CDS encoding periplasmic heavy metal sensor: protein MTERSFRIVVIFLLVLNTFLVGALAGGGLTWIRKTQARAGMMPLAGEQLPSAQKKALRAALDEARKDERPIILEAQQAKVDAASILGQPTLDKEALSAALARARDADIALRAKLEQRAVDFAAGLSYDERRALAESLVRRSMPKAAAIK, encoded by the coding sequence ATGACGGAACGCAGCTTTCGAATAGTGGTCATTTTTCTTTTGGTGCTGAATACGTTCCTGGTCGGAGCATTGGCCGGCGGCGGGCTGACCTGGATACGCAAGACGCAGGCGCGGGCCGGAATGATGCCGCTAGCCGGCGAGCAATTGCCTTCGGCGCAGAAGAAGGCTCTGCGTGCGGCGCTCGACGAAGCCCGCAAGGACGAACGTCCGATCATCCTCGAGGCGCAGCAGGCGAAGGTCGATGCCGCCTCCATTCTTGGGCAGCCGACGCTGGACAAAGAGGCGCTCTCGGCCGCGCTGGCGAGGGCGCGTGATGCCGATATCGCCTTGAGGGCGAAGCTGGAGCAGCGTGCCGTCGATTTTGCAGCAGGGCTTTCCTACGACGAGCGTCGGGCGCTGGCGGAAAGCCTGGTCCGCCGCAGCATGCCCAAGGCCGCTGCCATAAAATGA
- a CDS encoding RNA polymerase sigma factor, with translation MKWDRAPKSGDPDEDLLGRIAAGDVPAMRMMITRQLPRIVAVATRMLGDATEAEDVAQETFLRVWRNAGGWRQGNARFSTWVHRVATNLCYDRLRRRKDVLAEHPPDVEYEGPAPDDGLMSEDDPSKLVERAMQMIAPRQREAIILVYYQALSNAEAAEIMDVSVDALESLLARGRRSLQALLLKDEGDG, from the coding sequence ATGAAGTGGGATCGCGCGCCCAAGAGTGGCGACCCGGATGAGGACCTGCTCGGTCGCATCGCTGCGGGCGACGTCCCGGCCATGCGCATGATGATAACACGGCAGTTGCCGCGTATCGTTGCCGTGGCAACCCGCATGCTTGGCGATGCGACCGAGGCCGAGGACGTGGCGCAGGAAACATTCCTGCGCGTCTGGCGCAATGCCGGCGGCTGGCGCCAGGGCAATGCCCGTTTCAGCACCTGGGTGCATCGGGTAGCGACCAACCTTTGTTATGATCGCCTACGGCGTCGCAAGGACGTTCTTGCCGAGCATCCACCCGATGTCGAGTATGAAGGTCCCGCGCCCGATGACGGTTTGATGAGTGAGGACGATCCGTCCAAGCTTGTGGAGCGGGCCATGCAGATGATCGCGCCGAGGCAGCGCGAAGCGATCATTCTGGTTTACTATCAGGCGCTGTCGAACGCCGAGGCAGCTGAGATCATGGACGTCAGCGTCGACGCACTGGAAAGCCTGCTTGCGCGCGGAAGGCGCTCCTTGCAGGCGCTTTTGTTGAAGGATGAGGGCGATGGTTGA
- a CDS encoding EF-hand domain-containing protein yields the protein MTSIYSISSSNYYQYQTSRSTASTADDSIASLLSDSSSGNSSGSSSGTSSSSSSDDQSQIASAEQLVAQLMNMILNLQAGIGSDSSTSDSDSSSTSSASSSQQTSATGSQDGSQSDMISAMDTDGDGNISEAEFVAARPSDVSETQAQQLFQSFDTDNTGSLTEAQLAKAMQAGHHGRPAPGEGQMSEDDLSAAFSSMDTDGDGSVSESEFVAARPSDVSEDQATSLFKSLDTSGSGYLTQSQFEQAMKAQQPQMPDFGSFYANNEQDLTTSDLLTL from the coding sequence ATGACGAGCATCTACTCGATCTCATCGAGCAATTATTATCAATACCAGACCTCGCGCTCGACAGCATCGACGGCTGACGATTCTATCGCCTCCCTGCTGTCTGACAGCTCCTCCGGCAATTCGTCGGGCAGTTCTTCCGGCACGAGTTCCTCTTCGTCTTCGGACGATCAGTCTCAGATCGCTTCGGCAGAACAGCTCGTCGCGCAGCTGATGAACATGATTCTCAATCTGCAGGCCGGCATCGGCAGCGATAGTTCGACATCGGACTCCGACAGCAGCTCCACCAGTTCGGCGTCAAGTAGTCAGCAGACTTCCGCAACCGGCAGCCAGGATGGCAGCCAAAGCGATATGATCAGCGCTATGGACACCGATGGCGACGGCAATATCAGCGAAGCGGAATTCGTGGCCGCACGTCCGTCCGACGTCAGCGAAACCCAGGCGCAGCAATTGTTCCAGAGCTTCGACACCGACAATACCGGATCTCTCACTGAGGCGCAGCTTGCAAAAGCCATGCAGGCAGGCCATCACGGCCGTCCCGCACCGGGTGAAGGGCAGATGAGCGAGGACGATCTCTCAGCCGCATTTTCCTCCATGGACACGGACGGCGACGGCAGCGTCAGCGAATCCGAATTCGTGGCCGCCCGTCCTTCCGATGTAAGCGAAGACCAGGCAACATCGCTGTTCAAGAGCCTCGACACGTCCGGCTCCGGATACTTGACGCAGAGCCAGTTCGAGCAGGCCATGAAGGCGCAGCAACCGCAGATGCCGGATTTCGGAAGCTTCTACGCGAACAATGAACAGGATCTGACGACGAGCGACCTGCTGACGCTCTGA
- the thiO gene encoding glycine oxidase ThiO, whose translation MRILVKGAGVAGLTVAHELIRRGAEVTISDPSRDFQRAASWLAGGMLAPWCERESADEAVLTLGRDSADRWDAILPGKVVRNGTLVLAPNRDQNELKRFASRTTDYRWLDEDDIAALEPSLAGRFRQGLVFPQEAHLDPREILQSLKDDLSAKGVTFVDGPLDDDSFSDIVDCTGAASIGRIRDLRGVRGEMLYLQSDEVSLSRPVRLLHPRFPVYIVPRGNGLFMVGATMIETDFKGPISARSLMELLNAAYALHPAFAEAAVIETDAGIRPAFPDNLPRVTRERETVFVNGFYRHGFLLAPAMAEKAADLVFSGHHERSRQCA comes from the coding sequence ATGCGCATCCTTGTCAAAGGGGCCGGCGTTGCCGGCCTCACGGTCGCTCACGAGCTGATCCGGCGCGGAGCAGAGGTGACGATCTCAGATCCAAGCCGGGATTTTCAGCGCGCCGCCTCCTGGCTTGCCGGCGGCATGTTGGCGCCATGGTGCGAACGTGAAAGTGCCGATGAAGCTGTGCTGACACTCGGCCGCGATTCCGCCGATCGATGGGACGCGATTCTGCCGGGCAAGGTCGTCCGCAACGGAACGCTCGTCCTCGCGCCGAACCGCGATCAAAATGAGCTGAAGCGATTCGCCAGCCGCACGACGGATTACCGCTGGCTGGACGAAGACGACATCGCCGCCCTTGAGCCTTCGCTTGCCGGCCGGTTCCGCCAGGGTCTGGTCTTTCCGCAGGAAGCACATCTCGATCCGCGCGAGATCCTGCAATCATTGAAGGACGATTTATCTGCAAAAGGCGTCACCTTTGTCGACGGGCCCCTGGATGACGATAGCTTCTCTGACATCGTCGACTGCACGGGGGCTGCCAGCATTGGCCGCATCCGCGATTTGCGCGGCGTGCGCGGCGAAATGCTCTATCTGCAAAGCGACGAGGTCTCGCTTTCGCGCCCCGTCCGCCTGCTGCATCCGCGTTTTCCCGTCTATATCGTGCCGCGCGGCAACGGCCTGTTCATGGTCGGCGCGACGATGATCGAGACCGATTTCAAAGGGCCGATCAGCGCCCGTTCGCTGATGGAGCTCCTGAATGCAGCCTATGCGCTGCACCCGGCCTTTGCGGAAGCCGCCGTAATCGAAACAGACGCCGGCATCCGACCTGCCTTTCCTGATAATCTTCCCCGCGTAACACGCGAGAGAGAGACCGTCTTCGTCAATGGCTTTTATCGTCACGGCTTCCTGCTGGCGCCGGCGATGGCCGAGAAAGCCGCCGATCTCGTCTTTTCCGGACACCACGAAAGGAGCCGCCAATGCGCCTGA
- the thiC gene encoding phosphomethylpyrimidine synthase ThiC, whose amino-acid sequence MNIAAKNLTPTVTTGPLPASRKIHVTGDIHADIRVPMREISVHPTSGEPPVIVYDSSGPYTVEGADIRIEEGLPQLRRDWVLARGDVEAYEGRHVRPEDNGFVTGERLTPEFPAKRQPLRAKDGKAVTQLAYARAGIITPEMEFIAIRENLGRKAKAEALVRDGESFGAHIPDHVTPEFVRREVAAGRAIIPANINHPESEPMIIGRNFLVKINANIGNSAVTSSMAEEVEKMVWAARWGADTVMDLSTGRNIHNIREWIIRNSPLPIGTVPLYQALEKVGGIAEELTWEIYRDTLIEQAEQGVDYFTIHAGVRLHYIPLTVNRVTGIVSRGGSIMAKWCLHHHRESFLYEHFEEICDICRAYDVSFSLGDGLRPGSIADANDAAQFAELETLGELTKIAWAKDCQVMIEGPGHVPMHKIKENMDKQLAVCGEAPFYTLGPLTTDIAPGYDHITSGIGAAMIGWFGTAMLCYVTPKEHLGLPDRNDVKTGVITYKIAAHAADLAKGHPAAQVRDDALSRARFEFRWEDQFNLSLDPDTARSFHDETLPKEAHKVAHFCSMCGPKFCSMRISHDIRAEAQKEGLEAMAAKYREGGDLYMPVEAPAQTAE is encoded by the coding sequence ATGAATATTGCCGCAAAGAACCTCACTCCGACCGTCACCACCGGCCCGCTGCCGGCCTCTCGAAAAATCCATGTCACCGGGGATATCCATGCCGATATCCGCGTGCCGATGCGCGAAATCAGCGTCCATCCGACATCGGGCGAGCCGCCAGTTATCGTCTACGATTCGTCCGGTCCCTATACCGTCGAAGGCGCGGATATACGCATCGAAGAGGGCCTGCCGCAGTTGCGCCGCGACTGGGTGCTCGCCCGCGGCGATGTCGAGGCCTATGAGGGCCGCCATGTGCGTCCCGAAGACAACGGCTTCGTCACAGGTGAACGGCTGACACCGGAATTTCCGGCCAAGCGCCAGCCGCTGCGCGCCAAGGATGGCAAGGCAGTCACCCAACTCGCCTATGCGCGCGCCGGCATCATCACGCCGGAAATGGAATTCATCGCCATCCGCGAGAACCTCGGCCGCAAGGCCAAGGCCGAAGCGCTGGTCCGTGACGGCGAGAGCTTCGGCGCGCATATTCCCGATCACGTCACGCCTGAATTCGTCCGCCGGGAAGTCGCAGCCGGCCGCGCGATCATTCCGGCCAACATCAACCATCCGGAGAGCGAGCCGATGATCATCGGCCGGAATTTCCTGGTGAAGATCAACGCCAATATCGGCAACTCGGCGGTCACCTCCTCGATGGCGGAGGAGGTCGAAAAGATGGTCTGGGCCGCACGCTGGGGTGCCGATACCGTCATGGATCTTTCGACCGGCCGCAACATCCACAACATTCGCGAATGGATCATCCGCAATTCGCCACTGCCGATCGGCACCGTGCCCCTCTATCAGGCGCTGGAAAAGGTCGGCGGCATTGCCGAGGAACTGACCTGGGAAATCTATCGCGATACGCTGATCGAGCAAGCCGAACAGGGCGTCGACTACTTCACCATCCATGCCGGTGTGCGGCTGCACTACATCCCGCTCACCGTCAACCGCGTCACCGGCATTGTCTCGCGCGGCGGCTCGATCATGGCCAAGTGGTGTCTGCATCACCACAGGGAGAGCTTCCTCTACGAGCATTTCGAGGAAATCTGCGACATATGCCGCGCCTATGACGTCTCCTTCTCGCTCGGAGACGGCCTGCGACCAGGCTCGATTGCCGATGCCAACGACGCCGCGCAATTTGCCGAACTCGAGACGCTTGGCGAGTTGACGAAGATCGCCTGGGCTAAAGACTGCCAGGTGATGATCGAAGGCCCCGGCCATGTTCCGATGCACAAGATCAAGGAGAACATGGACAAGCAGCTCGCCGTCTGCGGCGAGGCGCCCTTCTACACGCTTGGGCCGCTGACGACGGATATCGCCCCGGGCTACGATCACATCACTTCCGGGATCGGCGCTGCCATGATCGGCTGGTTCGGCACGGCGATGCTGTGTTACGTCACTCCGAAGGAGCATCTGGGTCTGCCCGATCGCAACGACGTCAAGACCGGCGTCATCACCTACAAGATCGCAGCGCATGCGGCGGATCTCGCCAAAGGTCATCCGGCCGCGCAGGTTCGTGACGATGCTCTGTCGCGCGCCCGGTTCGAATTCCGCTGGGAGGATCAGTTCAACCTGTCGCTCGACCCGGACACGGCTCGCAGCTTCCACGACGAAACCCTGCCGAAGGAAGCTCACAAGGTCGCGCATTTCTGCTCGATGTGCGGGCCTAAATTCTGCTCGATGCGGATTTCGCACGACATCCGCGCCGAGGCACAGAAGGAAGGGCTGGAAGCGATGGCGGCGAAATATCGGGAGGGCGGCGATCTCTATATGCCGGTCGAAGCCCCTGCCCAGACGGCCGAGTGA
- the thiS gene encoding sulfur carrier protein ThiS, with product MRLIINGEAQIVEATTLSQLLTALEYEGEWLATAVNGELVHSDERGDHILTDDDRIEILTPMQGG from the coding sequence ATGCGCCTGATCATCAATGGCGAAGCGCAGATTGTCGAAGCAACTACGCTTTCGCAGCTTCTCACGGCGCTCGAATATGAGGGCGAGTGGCTGGCAACCGCCGTCAACGGCGAGCTCGTCCATAGCGATGAGCGCGGCGACCACATCCTAACCGACGATGACAGGATTGAAATCCTGACACCAATGCAGGGAGGCTGA
- a CDS encoding porin, translated as MNIKSLLLGSAAALAAVSGAHAADAIVAAEPEPLEYVRICDAYGAGYFFIPGTETCLKIGGRVRTEGEWYDAYNPNSKNGTLWHTRAELSVDTATDTEYGPLKTNTVIRWDWNDGNSTSTKLLFANISLGGFLVGKADSQYNYYIGYAGDVINDDVIYDGPYELNQLTYTYDAGNGFTAVVSVEDSNSSGSDASYGSSWWSDDKGNHYAPDVVAGAGFKSGAWGFKVVGGYDSIVEEGAIKARVDADFGTFSAFLMGGWNTDGDKLNKYAGTNLDRSACPVNDESKCGWGDWAVWGGVGVPINEKLKWNLQLAYTDSKIFAATTNVKWNPVKNLLIEPEVSYTNFDSVNQDQWAGILRFERSF; from the coding sequence ATGAACATCAAGAGCCTTCTTCTCGGCTCCGCTGCTGCTCTGGCAGCAGTATCCGGTGCCCACGCAGCAGACGCGATTGTCGCCGCTGAGCCGGAGCCGCTGGAATACGTTCGCATCTGCGACGCATACGGTGCTGGCTACTTCTTCATTCCGGGCACGGAAACCTGCCTCAAGATCGGCGGCCGCGTCCGTACCGAAGGCGAATGGTACGATGCCTACAACCCGAACAGCAAGAACGGTACGCTCTGGCATACCCGCGCCGAGCTGAGCGTCGATACCGCGACCGACACCGAATACGGCCCGCTGAAGACCAACACGGTCATCCGTTGGGACTGGAACGACGGCAACTCGACCTCCACCAAGCTGCTGTTCGCCAACATCAGCCTCGGCGGCTTCCTCGTCGGTAAGGCCGACTCGCAGTATAACTACTACATCGGTTACGCCGGCGACGTCATCAACGACGACGTGATCTATGACGGCCCGTACGAACTCAACCAGTTGACCTACACCTACGATGCCGGCAATGGCTTCACGGCTGTCGTCTCGGTTGAAGACTCGAACTCCAGCGGCTCCGACGCCTCCTACGGCTCAAGCTGGTGGTCTGACGACAAGGGCAACCACTATGCTCCTGACGTCGTTGCCGGTGCTGGCTTCAAGTCTGGCGCATGGGGCTTCAAGGTCGTCGGCGGTTACGACTCGATCGTCGAAGAAGGCGCCATCAAGGCTCGTGTCGATGCCGACTTCGGTACCTTCTCGGCCTTCTTGATGGGCGGCTGGAACACGGACGGCGACAAGCTGAACAAGTACGCAGGCACCAACCTCGATCGTTCGGCTTGCCCTGTTAACGATGAATCGAAGTGCGGCTGGGGTGACTGGGCTGTTTGGGGCGGCGTTGGCGTTCCGATCAACGAAAAGCTGAAGTGGAACCTCCAGCTCGCCTACACCGACTCCAAGATCTTTGCCGCAACCACCAACGTCAAGTGGAACCCGGTCAAGAACCTGCTCATCGAGCCGGAAGTCTCCTACACCAACTTCGATTCTGTGAACCAGGATCAGTGGGCTGGTATCCTGCGCTTCGAGCGTAGCTTCTAA
- a CDS encoding TetR family transcriptional regulator encodes MRRTKEEAAETRSEILQSAKALFLDKGYENVSLEEIAVVAGVTRGAVHWHFKNKQGLMFAIRDEAQQPFKDLAERMSKELPPNPLDLIADTIAAIFDDIHSDPRKRSMLKVMMHLDMAFCDGTTSRASSFRHDMHENFERIFTLMDEKTKLPAPWTPDTAASALTAVIGGLITEWTLDRGSFELVPCGQMFIRMVLKTWFPLAQTQELAITAM; translated from the coding sequence ATGAGGCGAACTAAGGAGGAGGCGGCGGAAACGAGGAGCGAGATTTTGCAATCCGCAAAAGCTCTGTTTCTCGACAAGGGCTACGAGAATGTGAGCCTGGAAGAGATAGCCGTAGTCGCCGGTGTCACGCGGGGGGCAGTGCACTGGCATTTCAAGAACAAGCAAGGTCTGATGTTTGCGATTCGCGACGAGGCCCAGCAGCCGTTCAAGGATCTGGCGGAGCGGATGTCGAAAGAACTGCCGCCCAATCCGCTTGATCTCATCGCCGATACGATAGCTGCGATATTCGACGACATTCACAGCGATCCGCGCAAGCGCAGCATGTTGAAGGTGATGATGCATCTCGACATGGCATTTTGCGACGGGACGACAAGCCGGGCGAGCTCGTTCCGGCATGACATGCATGAAAATTTCGAACGCATTTTCACCCTGATGGACGAAAAGACGAAGCTTCCGGCTCCCTGGACGCCGGATACGGCCGCTTCCGCTCTGACAGCAGTCATCGGCGGCCTGATCACCGAATGGACGCTCGACCGGGGCAGTTTCGAACTGGTCCCGTGTGGACAGATGTTCATAAGGATGGTGCTGAAGACCTGGTTCCCGCTGGCACAGACGCAGGAGCTGGCGATTACCGCGATGTGA